The following are from one region of the Apostichopus japonicus isolate 1M-3 chromosome 17, ASM3797524v1, whole genome shotgun sequence genome:
- the LOC139984264 gene encoding O-acyltransferase like protein-like, translating to MVHPRLSIASALVILLGIFAPICQSQNDLFLPSEAYFEFLEIAFDNVTELDLMYTMLGEPTVSGLSGVFAELSSNVSDECLKDGWTLVSDVLTFKEYALQVRASNANPPTPITMAFTGNVQYLANFELCVAVKENPLREIPMTAKVCDMNVPPYPFEIGLCVPESCSDVDLNLFVNAVLAKYNMNREVYFTCVIDRPWTWDSIFVMIILCLFGVAAIVGTSYDLVFRRRKNTETAVIVNVSTTQEETNIDEAQREDEAGRLPLKEGAPQTGSEVPTPGSVPSANEHDRIAENIERGEVTTSQAVSSGNVILHKVLMSLSFVTNGSQVLNAKKPAANLGALNGLRCLSMWWIIWYHCLRLLRGTRLDNANYVFREIGSKPWFAFNWQATYGVDTFLVLSGLLVTYLTLKQLDKSDGKMNWVMFYVHRYIRLTPVYMVCLGIWTSIVIQIGEGSRKYETFAGGRAICQQYWWANLLYINNLVPYPGNVSQCMGWTWYLANDMQFFIFTPIFIILFYKKHWRRYGVIALVSVTVASIIITSSVSVYWGFTARYYDVKYNNRSEAFPRDADRIYAKPWCRVQAYTVGIFVGFIIFKYRATKIKIPLVWNLICWVFALGVMLTIVLAMEGSNTKPLPQWFAAIWLGTRRFLFASGVGWVAFACVTGNGGPIDTFLSWNLWLPLARLNYCAYLLHPVVIFHFLLTKKTLFHYTPYEHFFFFWGALVTTYMLSLFISLLVEVPTIGIEKALLGRFSKK from the exons ATGGTGCACCCGAGGTTGTCTATTGCCAGTGCATTGGTAATTCTACTGGGTATTTTTGCACCAATATGTCAAAGCCAAAACGATTTATTCCTGCCAAGCGAAGCTTACTTTGAATTTCTGGAGATCGCGTTTGATAATGTAACCGAGCTGGATCTGATGTACACAATGCTTGGTGAACCGACTGTGTCCGGGTTAAGCGGTGTCTTCGCCGAATTGAGTTCAAATGTCTCGGATGAATGTTTGAAAGATGGATGGACCCTAGTGTCAGATGTTTTGACCTTCAAGGAATACGCCTTACAAG TAAGGGCGTCTAATGCCAATCCACCTACACCAATCACCATGGCATTTACAGGGAACGTGCAGTACCTGGCCAACTTCGAATTATGTGTTGCCGTTAAGGAAAACCCTTTGCGAGAAATACCTATGACAGCCAAAGTTTGCGACATGAATGTGCCTCCG TATCCGTTTGAAATTGGCCTTTGTGTGCCGGAGTCGTGTTCCGACGTGGATCTCAACTTGTTCGTTAACGCAG TTCTTGCGAAATATAATATGAACCGTGAAGTTTACTTCACCTGTGTAATCGACAGGCCATGGACCTGGGATTCAATATTCGTCAT GATCATTTTGTGTCTCTTTGGTGTTGCTGCCATAGTCGGTACGAGCTATGACCTTGTCTTCCGGCGTCGTAAAAACACGGAGACAGCTGTTATTGTTAACGTATCGACTACACAAGAGGAAACTAATATTGATGAAGCACAGAGAGAAGATGAGGCAGGGAGGTTGCCGCTTAAAGAGGGCGCCCCTCAAACTGGTAGTGAAGTCCCCACCCCAGGGTCTGTCCCTTCTGCAAATGAACACGATCGAATTGCTGAAAACATCGAAAGGGGTGAAGTTACTACAAGTCAGGCGGTTTCGTCGGGAAATG TAATTCTTCACAAGGTATTGATGTCTCTCTCGTTCGTCACAAACGGATCTCAAGTATTAAACGCCAAGAAACCTGCAGCGAACCTTGGTGCCCTCAACGGTCTCCGTTGTTTGAGCATGTGGTGGATTATATGGTACCACTGCCTTCGTCTGCTCCGTGGCACGCGCTTGG ATAATGCGAATTACGTATTCAGAGAAATCGGATCAAAGCCGTGGTTTGCATTCAACTGGCAGGCAACTTATGGAGTGGATACATTTCTTGTTCTGAG TGGTCTACTTGTAACCTACCTGACCCTCAAGCAATTAGACAAGTCAGATGGTAAAATGAACTGGGTCATGTTCTATGTTCATCGATACATTCGACTTACTCCTGTCTACATGGTCTGTCTCGGTATATGGACTTCGATTGTCATCCAGATTGGAGAAGGGAgcagaaaatatgaaacatttgcTGGAGGTCGAGCTATCTGCCAACAATATTGGTGGGCTAATCTGTTATACATTAATAATTTGGTACCCTACCCTGGCAACGTGAGTCAG TGTATGGGTTGGACTTGGTATTTGGCCAACGATATGCAGTTCTTCATCTTTACACCAATCTTCATTATACTCTTCTACAA GAAACATTGGAGACGATATGGTGTCATCGCTTTGGTTTCGGTCACTGTTGCGTCAATCATAATCACATCGAGCGTGTCTGTTTATTGGGGCTTCACCGCTAGATATTACGACGT CAAATACAACAACAGGAGCGAGGCGTTCCCCCGGGACGCTGATCGTATATATGCCAAACCCTGGTGTCGGGTACAGGCCTACACTGTAGGGATCTTTGTGGGCTTCATTATATTCAAATACAGAGCCACGAAAATCAAAATTCCTCTG GTCTGGAATTTAATTTGCTGGGTTTTTGCTTTGGGGGTGATGCTAACCATCGTTTTAGCAATGGAGGGATCTAACACAAAACCACTGCCACAATGGTTTGCTGCAATTTGGTTGGGAACACGACGATTCCTTTTCGCCTCGGGTGTTGGATGGGTGGCTTTCGCCTGTGTGACTGGAAATGGAG GGCCGATTGACACATTCTTATCATGGAATCTCTGGTTACCTTTGGCTCGTCTCAACTATTGTGCTTATCTCCTTCATCCTGTGGTTATTTTCCATTTCCTGTTGACCAAAAAGACGTTGTTTCATTACACACCATATGAACAT tttttcttcttttggggTGCCTTGGTTACTACCTATATGTTGTCCTTGTTCATTTCGTTGCTAGTTGAAGTTCCGACGATTGGTATTGAGAAAGCGTTGCTTGGGAGATTTTCGAAGAAGTAA